The Muribaculum intestinale genome includes the window GACTTCGACAAGGCCACCCTGCGCCCCGAATCTAAGACCGCGCTCGACTCCATCGTGCAGGTGCTCCGCGACAACCCCAACGTGACCATAGAAATGGCATCGCATACCGACCGCTGGGGCTCGGAAGAGTACAACCAAAAGCTGTCGCAACGTCGCGCCCAATCGGTAATCGACTATCTTGTCGCCGCAGGCATACGCCCCGAACGCCTGTCGCCGCAGGGTTACGGGAAATCACGTCCGAAGACAATCACAAAACGGCTCGCGCGCAGGTATCCCCAGTTCAAGGAGGGCGATGTGCTCAACGAAGAATTTATACTCTCACTCCCAGAGGAAGGCCAGGAAGTGGCCGACCAGATCAACCGTCGCACTGAATTCCAGGTGCTGTCAATCGACTACCACATGTACTGAATCAGGCCTGATTACGGCGTATGTTGCGAGGATGGTGACATAGTATCTCACGGCGCAATTCCGTGCGGTCGAGATGCAGATATATCTCTGTCGTGCCGATTGACTCATGACCGAGCATCTGCTGTATGGCACGGAGGTTGGCGCCGCCCTCAAGCAGATGTGTGGCAAACGAATGCCGCAGGGTATGCGGACTGATCGAACGTGTTATCCCCGCCAGCGATGCCAGTTTCTTTATTATATAGAATATCATGACCCGCGTGAGATGTGTGCCGCGGCGGCTCAGAAACAGATATTGCTCCTCGCGGGGCTTTATATCTATGGCCGCACGCTCAGGCAGATAATCGCGTATCTCCTCTATTGCCGCCGGCGATATAGGCACGATACGTTCCTTGCTCCCCTTGCCGCGTACCCTTACATATCCGTCGTCGAGAAATACCGACGACAACTGCAGCTCCACAAGCTCGGTGACTCGCAGACCGCATCCGTAGAGGGTCTCCATAATCGCACGGTTGCGCTGTCCCTCCCGGCTCCCCATATCGATACACCCGATCATGGCGTCAATCTC containing:
- the xerA gene encoding site-specific tyrosine recombinase/integron integrase, which encodes MRTLPEWDKLLEDYYTYLMLEKGLSENSCAAYSTDVRKLAAYLSDENTSVADVSLDQLQEFVAGLHDLGIAGSTQARIICGIRSFFEYLHMEGYMDANPALLLETNRHVRKLPEVLTVEEIDAMIGCIDMGSREGQRNRAIMETLYGCGLRVTELVELQLSSVFLDDGYVRVRGKGSKERIVPISPAAIEEIRDYLPERAAIDIKPREEQYLFLSRRGTHLTRVMIFYIIKKLASLAGITRSISPHTLRHSFATHLLEGGANLRAIQQMLGHESIGTTEIYLHLDRTELRREILCHHPRNIRRNQA